A stretch of DNA from Thiothrix subterranea:
GGCTGATCTTACGGCCCCATTCGGCAACCGATTGCCACAAGGCATCCCGACTAGCACCTTGCATCAGCGCGAACTGTTGCGCGTGATTGTCAAAGGAATCGCGGTTATTCGCCACGAAATAGCATTCCAACAACTTGTGGCGGTATTCCAACTTTTCAGGGAAGCGCTCAATGCATTTCTTCAGCTCACTTTCGGCTTGTTGGTACAGGCCGTAAGCGATGTAAACATTCGCTTCTGTCAGGCAATCGTCTTCGCCTTGCTCAGCAGACGCGGGGGAAGCCACCGCACCGGGCATTTCATCATCGCCCAAGTCCAACCCAAACGGGTCGTGCGAATGTTGTGTGCTGACACTGCCCATCTTGGTGTTGGTGCTGGTATTGGAACTTTTCTCCGCGCGTTCCAATTCACGTTCCAACGAACCGAGGGTTAACGCTTCGTTTTCCACAGGCGGGTCGAAATCATCATCCAAATTGGCAACACGGTTGTTCGATTGGCTGGTCTCTTCGGGTTTACGCCGACGCCCCAACAGCCACAACAACAGCAACAATGCCAACGAACCCGCACCAATTTTCAATGCCAATGGCGAGGTCAGTAAACCCAGCAAATCGTTGCTGTCACCGGCTTGATCCGCAAATACTGGCGGCGCTTTGGGTGCCGGTTTAGCCTCTGGCGCTGGCGTAACGGGCACAATAGCAGGTTTTAACGGCACAGCATTCGTAGTGCCCGCTACCGGAGTTGGTGCAGGTGGAGCGACATTAGTATTCTGAGGCGGCGCATCCGGTGGCGCGGTTTGTGCCACGGGCGGTTCGGTTCTCAGTACCGTGTTGTTGTCTTGCCCCGCGACATTCGCCATGTGTGTCTGAATGTCTTTGCCTTGGTCAGGCGTCAACGCAACCGGCTGGCCTTGAGACGCATCAGCGGTATCAGTGATGGGCGCTACTTGAACACCATTAGCCGACAATTGTTTTTGCAAATCTGCAAGTTGGGTATCACGCAATGCCAACAAGCGATTTTTCTTGCTCAGCATGGACTCAAGGTCTGTCACCCGTGATTTGAGTTCGTTATTTTCATTTTGACGAGCTGATAATGACTCGTTCGCCAACGCCAATTGCTTTTCGATTTCCGCCAATTTAGCCGCGCCCGCTGCCACCGCCGCATTATTAGCCGCTGATTGACCGCTTTTTGCACCCAATACTTCCAGACGCGCTTTGTCAGCAGCGTTGTTAGCTGGTTTATTGGCAGTTTCAGGGGTTGCGGATTTTTGATCAGGCTGCTTGGTAGTAGTGGATTTGGCTGAAGCTTGTTGCGGCACTGTATTGCCTGCCAACGATTTTCTCAATTCGCGCCACTCGGCATTTTGCTGGCGAATCTGGCGGCGGGCTTCTGCTTGTGAGACGGCTTTAATCGTGTCATTATCAGGGGCTTTCATTACCGTACCGGCGCGGAGGTTATTGATATTTTTATCAACAAACGCCCCCGGATTGGCACGGAACAAAGCCATCATCATCTGATCATTGCTGACACCGGAACGCTGAAGGCGTGAAGCGACTCGGAATAGCGTATCCCCCGATTTAACCCGGTAGGTACGGTTCCGCGTTGACGCTGCCGCTTGCTGCGATGGTGCTTCGGCTTGTCTGGGCGCGGATGCAGGCACTTGGCGGCGGACATTGCCCGCTGCTTTGGGTTCTGCCCGCACTGCCGCTTCGCCTGCAACGGTGTTACCCGGTTGCATCAGCACCGGCGGATCCAGCATTACCGTGTATTCTTTAAGCAATTGACCTTGTGGCCAACTGACTTCTAACAGGAAGTTAACGAAGGGTTCTTGAATCGGCGCATCGGATGACACCAGAATGACGGGTTTGCCACCCTGCACGGTCGGCGTAAAACGCAAGCTGCCCAGAAAGTCAGGACGCGCGACACCCACCCGATTAAATACTTCGGGTGGGGCTAAACGAACTTGAATTTGACTGGCATCCGCCGGGGCAGCAGACAACAAGTCAATTTTTGCGCGTAACGGCTGATTCAGGTGAGAGTTGGACTCAATGTCTCCAAGCCCCAAAGCGCTGGAAGCCGCAGGATAAGCTCCGGCGATGAATATAGCTAAGCTCAAGGCTTGTTTATTCACTGCAATTCCCCTTCAATTGATTCTTTATCTGTATAAGAATGTGGCATCCCTGATTCATCACCTGCATAACCTTTTTTCGGCCTTTAATTATTTTGGATGAATAGCGATTCTGGTTGCTGTTGCTTAACGCTGAAACTTTATATTAGTACATTATGCTCAGCAATGTTGCCCCGATACAAGCCTTTGGGTAGATGCTAACACCTAACCGTATCTGCTAGTCATTGTGGGCAACAGTGAATTAATTCCCGCTTAACCACACCTATATATAATCGCGTACTAATATTTCGGCAATTTGCACGCTATTTAACGCAGCACCTTTACGGACATTATCAGCAACCACCCATAAATCTAAACCAGACGTGCACGAAATGTCTTCACGGATACGGCTAACATAAACCACATCGCTATTAACAGCCTCGGTCACAGGGGTTGGATAACCACCATCTTGACGTTCATCCAACACTTCAACGCCAGCCGCTTGACTTAACAACGCGGTTGCTTCAGCCGCCGTCAGCTTGCGCTGCGTTTCAATATGAATAGCCGCTGCATGACCAAAAAACACGGGTACACGCACCGCTGTTGGATTCACCCCAAGCTCAGGCAAACCCATGATTTTACGGGTTTCCTGCACCACCTTCATTTCTTCCCAAGTATAGCCGTTTTCCTGAAACGCACCGATATGTGGGAAGAGATTAAAGGCAATTTGTTTCGCGTACAGCTCCGGTTCAACCGGACGGGCGTTGAGTAATTGCGCGGTTTGATGCGCCAACTCATTAATACCTGCACGCCCCGTGCCGGAAACTGCCTGATATGTCGCCAGGTTAATGCGGGTAATTTCAGCAGCATCATGCAAGGGTTTTAACGCCACCAGCATTTGGCTCACCATACTGCCGGGATTCGCAATAATCCCGCGTTGCTTATACCCCGCAATCGCGGCTGGATTCACCTCTGGTACGACCAACGGTACATCCGCATCAAAGCGAAAATAGGCGCTGTCATCAATAACAAGGCAACCAGCGGCGACTGCTTTTGGCACATAATCCGCCGCTACCGTTTCAGTGCTGGCAAATAATGCCAATTGCACGCTGGAAAAGTCGAAATCTTCGACTGATTCAATATCCAGCGTTTTATTGCCGAAATCGACGTATTGTTCGCCATCGGTGGCAAATTCCAGTGCATATATTTTGCCAATGGGAAATTTACGCTTTGCCAGCAAGTCCAGTATGGCTTCACCAACCAGACTGCCGGTTCCAACAACTGCTACATTATAAGTCTTAGCCATGATTACCCTTGTAAAGCTGCAACAACCGCGTCACCCATTTCCGCCGTGCCCACCTTGCGGTCGCCCTCGGTATAAATGTCGCCGGTGCGCACGCCTGATGCCAGCACTGTTTTCACTGCCCGCTCGATGCGCTCAGCCAGTTCTGGACGATTGAGGCTGTAACGCAGCAACATGGCCACGGACAGAATGGTTGCCAACGGGTTGGCAATGCCTTTGCCTGCAATGTCGGGCGCAGAACCGTGGATCGGTTCGTACAAGCCGCACGCAGAAGAATTCAGGGAGGCAGAAGGCAACATGCCGATAGAGCCGGTCAGCATCGCCGCCGCATCTGAGAGCACGTCACCGAACAGGTTGCTGGTCACGATAACGTCAAACTGCTTGGGTGCACGTACCAATTGCATTGCCGCGTTATCGACGTACATGTGGCTGAGTTCAACTTCAGGGTATTCCTTGCCAACCTTTTCGACGATTTCGCGCCACAGTTCGCAGACTTCCAGCACGTTGGCTTTGTCGACGGAACACAAACGTTTGTTACGCTTCATCGCGGTTTCAAAGCCGACGCGGGCAATCCGTTCGATTTCGGATTCGGTGTAAGTCGCGGAGTTGAAGCCTTGGCGTTCACCATTTTCCAGAACCCGAATGCCACGCGGTTGACCGAAGTAGATGCCGCCAGTCAGTTCGCGCACGATCATAATGTCCAAACCTGCCACCACTTCCGGTTTCAGGGTGGACGCGGATGCGAGTTCTTCGTACAAAATCGCAGGGCGCAGGTTGGCAAACAAACCCAAGTCGGCGCGAATTGCCAGCAAACCGCGTTCGGGGCGCAACGGGCGATCCAGCGTGTCATATTGGGGGCCACCCACCGCACCGAGCAAAATCGCATCGGCTTTTTGTGCCAACGCACGGGTGGAATCGGGGTACGGTTGCCCTTCTTTATCGTAAGCGATACCGCCGATGTTGGCGTATTCCAACTCTACCGACAAATTGCCTTCAGCGGTGAACACGTTGAGGACTTTAACCGCTTCTGCCACGATTTCCGGGCCAATGCCGTCACCGGGCAATACCAAAATTTTGTGTGTCATAACAACCTAACCCAAATAAATCAAAATCTTAAAATAACCAAGGTGCTGTTTGCTTACGCTTTGCTTCATACGCACGAATATCGTCGGCATGTTGCAACGTCAGCCCAATATCATCCAGCCCGTTCAGCAGGCAATATTTGCGAAACTCGTCAATGCTGAACGCAAACGCTGCACCGCTCGGCGTAACTACTTGCTGCGCTTCCAGATTCACGGTGAGTTGATAGCCTGTCGTGGCTTGCGCCTCAACGAATAACTGATCAATCACTTCAGCAGGCAAGGTCAGCGGCAACAAGCCATTCTTGAAGCTGTTGTTGAAGAAAATATCCGCATAACTCGGCGCAATCACCGCCCGAATACCGTAATCGGTCAACGCCCACACCGCGTGTTCCCGCGACGAACCACAGCCGAAGTTTTCACGCGCCAACAGCACGGAAGCACCCGCGAAACGTGGCGCATTCAGCACGAAATCGGGATTTGGGGTGCGTTTGCTGTGATCCATGCCCGGTTCACCCGGCTCAAGGTAACGCCAGTCGTCAAACAGCGTGGGACCAAAGCCAGTGCGCTGGATGGATTTCAAATATTGCTTGGGAATAATGGCATCGGTATCGACGTTAGAACGATCCAGCGGCACGACTAAACCTGTGTGTACGGTAAATTTTTCCATTAGAGTGCCCTCACATCCGCGAAATGACCTGTCACTGCTGCCGCCGCTGCCATTGCGGGGCTGACCAGATGAGTACGCCCGCCCTGCCCTTGCCGCCCTTCAAAGTTGCGGTTGGAGGTGGAAGCGCAACGTTCGCCCGGTTCAAGGCGGTCGGCATTCATCGCCAAACACATGGAGCAACCTGGCGCACGCCATTCAAAACCGGCTTCGATGAAGATTTTGTCCAAGCCTTCGTTTTCGGCTTGTTGTTTGACCAAGCCAGAGCCGGGAACGACCATTGCCAACTTGACGTTTGCGGCGACTTTGCGGCCTTTGGCGACTTCAGCGGCGGCACGTAAATCTTCGATGCGGGAATTGGTGCATGAGCCGATGAATACTTTGTCGATTTGCACGTCAGTAATCGGCATATTCGCTTCCAAACCCATGTATTTGAGTGCGGCGCGGATACCACTGGCTTTGACGGGATCGGCTTCATTCGCGGGATCTGGGGTTTTGCCATCGACTGGCAACACCATTTCAGGAGATGTTCCCCATGTCACTTGCGGTTGAATGCTGGCAGCGTCAAGGCGAATCACGCGATCAAATACTGCATCCGCATCAGAATGTAAATCTTGCCATGCGGCTACTGCGGCTTCCCAATTTTCAGCTTTAGGCGAGTACGGGCGACCTTTGACGTAGTTGATGGTGGTGTCATCGACAGCAATCATCCCAGCGCGTGCGCCGCCTTCGATTGCCATATTGCACACCGTCATGCGGCCTTCCATCGACAAATCGCGAATCGCTTCACCGCCGAATTCGATGGCGTAACCTGTTCCGCCTGCCGTGCCGATTTCACCGATGATGGCCAGCACGATGTCTTTGGCGGTCACGCCTGCACCGACTTTGCCATCCACGCTGATCAGCATGTTTTTCATCTTTTTCTGGATCAGGCATTGGGTTGCCATGACGTGTTCGACTTCGGATGTGCCGATACCGTGCGCCAGTGCGCCGAATGCGCCGTGGGTAGAGGTGTGTGAATCGCCGCAAACCACGGTCATGCCGGGCAAGGTAGCACCCTGCTCAGGGCCGATGACGTGGACGATTCCTTGACGGATGTCGCCAATATTGAATTCGGTAATGCCAAACGTGCGGCAATTCGCATCCAATGTTTCGACTTGCAAACGTGCTACGGGGTCGGTAATGCCGTGTTCCAGCCCGATGGTGGGCACGTTATGGTCGGGGACTGCCACCATTGAATTGACGCGCCAAGGTTGGCGGTTAGCCAAACGCAGCCCTTCAAAGGCTTGCGGTGAAGTGACTTCGTGAACCAAGTGACGGTCGATGTAAAGTAAGGCCGTGCCGTCGGCCTCTTGCCGCACCACATGCGCATCCCAGACCTTATCGTAGAGCGTTTTGCCTGCCATAAATCCCCAAAACTGCCGTTGGAAAAGGGCTACATACTACACTTTTTTGCTATGCATCATCCACAAAAAAAGGCCAACACGTGGGCTGGCCTTCATACTTGCTACAGACTAATCGCTATTTATTTGCGCTTAGCACCCAAAGGATTGGATACATCCTTAACACCTTCTGGATGCTTGCTTACATCAACACCTGTAGCTTTGGAAATAGGATCCCAAAGCAATGGGTGAATAACTGCATCATCAATCGGTGCAAATGCGCTACCTAAACCCGTAGCAGAAATTGCTTTCTCAGCGAATTGGTGAACACCAGAAGCCAGCCCACCCACAGCAGAACCCAAACCATTGGAAGATGAAGAACCGGCACTACCACCATAGCCGCCACAAGAAGAATCACCTTGACTGCCGTAACTGCCGCAGGAAGAGCCACCTTGACTACCCCCAGTAGAGACGCCACTAATACCACCGAGCAAGTT
This window harbors:
- a CDS encoding FimV/HubP family polar landmark protein, which codes for MNKQALSLAIFIAGAYPAASSALGLGDIESNSHLNQPLRAKIDLLSAAPADASQIQVRLAPPEVFNRVGVARPDFLGSLRFTPTVQGGKPVILVSSDAPIQEPFVNFLLEVSWPQGQLLKEYTVMLDPPVLMQPGNTVAGEAAVRAEPKAAGNVRRQVPASAPRQAEAPSQQAAASTRNRTYRVKSGDTLFRVASRLQRSGVSNDQMMMALFRANPGAFVDKNINNLRAGTVMKAPDNDTIKAVSQAEARRQIRQQNAEWRELRKSLAGNTVPQQASAKSTTTKQPDQKSATPETANKPANNAADKARLEVLGAKSGQSAANNAAVAAGAAKLAEIEKQLALANESLSARQNENNELKSRVTDLESMLSKKNRLLALRDTQLADLQKQLSANGVQVAPITDTADASQGQPVALTPDQGKDIQTHMANVAGQDNNTVLRTEPPVAQTAPPDAPPQNTNVAPPAPTPVAGTTNAVPLKPAIVPVTPAPEAKPAPKAPPVFADQAGDSNDLLGLLTSPLALKIGAGSLALLLLLWLLGRRRKPEETSQSNNRVANLDDDFDPPVENEALTLGSLERELERAEKSSNTSTNTKMGSVSTQHSHDPFGLDLGDDEMPGAVASPASAEQGEDDCLTEANVYIAYGLYQQAESELKKCIERFPEKLEYRHKLLECYFVANNRDSFDNHAQQFALMQGASRDALWQSVAEWGRKISPDNRLYQGNGHAVDMPSVAATVATALGGVGAATAGLALAKSDETVKVPAVEPPQALHHAAPPELPEDDFSDLDLGELDFDDIDLDKLLHDTDDGDAETQVQPASPLELPDLADDVAHKAQDALPEQDDFELDDLDDNFDLDFELDAGDAPAVAKLQPERVAEPQTGLQDDDFDDLLDFDLDDFDSNTTLATPPAVAAVAPETATVAASSATHLNLHLDNETGIGRILPKDTFYAPISDEDKDWLGDIDDALSFLDFPDEEIDLHEAHISTKLDLARAYLDMGDIEGARSTLEEVMVEGNDDQRREAEVLLHQTG
- a CDS encoding aspartate-semialdehyde dehydrogenase, yielding MAKTYNVAVVGTGSLVGEAILDLLAKRKFPIGKIYALEFATDGEQYVDFGNKTLDIESVEDFDFSSVQLALFASTETVAADYVPKAVAAGCLVIDDSAYFRFDADVPLVVPEVNPAAIAGYKQRGIIANPGSMVSQMLVALKPLHDAAEITRINLATYQAVSGTGRAGINELAHQTAQLLNARPVEPELYAKQIAFNLFPHIGAFQENGYTWEEMKVVQETRKIMGLPELGVNPTAVRVPVFFGHAAAIHIETQRKLTAAEATALLSQAAGVEVLDERQDGGYPTPVTEAVNSDVVYVSRIREDISCTSGLDLWVVADNVRKGAALNSVQIAEILVRDYI
- the leuB gene encoding 3-isopropylmalate dehydrogenase; the encoded protein is MTHKILVLPGDGIGPEIVAEAVKVLNVFTAEGNLSVELEYANIGGIAYDKEGQPYPDSTRALAQKADAILLGAVGGPQYDTLDRPLRPERGLLAIRADLGLFANLRPAILYEELASASTLKPEVVAGLDIMIVRELTGGIYFGQPRGIRVLENGERQGFNSATYTESEIERIARVGFETAMKRNKRLCSVDKANVLEVCELWREIVEKVGKEYPEVELSHMYVDNAAMQLVRAPKQFDVIVTSNLFGDVLSDAAAMLTGSIGMLPSASLNSSACGLYEPIHGSAPDIAGKGIANPLATILSVAMLLRYSLNRPELAERIERAVKTVLASGVRTGDIYTEGDRKVGTAEMGDAVVAALQG
- the leuD gene encoding 3-isopropylmalate dehydratase small subunit, producing the protein MEKFTVHTGLVVPLDRSNVDTDAIIPKQYLKSIQRTGFGPTLFDDWRYLEPGEPGMDHSKRTPNPDFVLNAPRFAGASVLLARENFGCGSSREHAVWALTDYGIRAVIAPSYADIFFNNSFKNGLLPLTLPAEVIDQLFVEAQATTGYQLTVNLEAQQVVTPSGAAFAFSIDEFRKYCLLNGLDDIGLTLQHADDIRAYEAKRKQTAPWLF
- the leuC gene encoding 3-isopropylmalate dehydratase large subunit; its protein translation is MAGKTLYDKVWDAHVVRQEADGTALLYIDRHLVHEVTSPQAFEGLRLANRQPWRVNSMVAVPDHNVPTIGLEHGITDPVARLQVETLDANCRTFGITEFNIGDIRQGIVHVIGPEQGATLPGMTVVCGDSHTSTHGAFGALAHGIGTSEVEHVMATQCLIQKKMKNMLISVDGKVGAGVTAKDIVLAIIGEIGTAGGTGYAIEFGGEAIRDLSMEGRMTVCNMAIEGGARAGMIAVDDTTINYVKGRPYSPKAENWEAAVAAWQDLHSDADAVFDRVIRLDAASIQPQVTWGTSPEMVLPVDGKTPDPANEADPVKASGIRAALKYMGLEANMPITDVQIDKVFIGSCTNSRIEDLRAAAEVAKGRKVAANVKLAMVVPGSGLVKQQAENEGLDKIFIEAGFEWRAPGCSMCLAMNADRLEPGERCASTSNRNFEGRQGQGGRTHLVSPAMAAAAAVTGHFADVRAL